In Cryptomeria japonica chromosome 5, Sugi_1.0, whole genome shotgun sequence, the genomic window TAATAAGAAGAAAGTAtaaacaatcaaatccaaaaattagTTCTGTGAAAATTTCATAATTCTAGTCTGTGTTTTGTCACAATATTTGAGGTTTTTATTGTAAAAGTGTTCTATTTTTATCACTCAGTTACATGGGATAGATCTTGTGCAAGTATAAAGCAATATTGACAAAGTTATTTTTGAGAGAACACATTTCATTTACCATAGATCCAGGGTTACAAGATCTAAAAATATTGCTTTTTACCTGCCTGTTGTCATAGATGAACACATTTGCGAAGCAGAGGAAGGAACAAACCATTATATTTGTTGGCCATTCTATAGGAGGTGCAATTGCAACTCTTTCTACAATTTGGGTTCTGGAAAAAAGGCTGAGACAAATTTCTGCTAACTGCATTACATTTGGTTCTCCTTTGGTCGGAGATACTGTTCTTATGGAATCAATTGATCGCCAAGATTGGTCTGGAAATTTTTATCATGTGGTTtccaaacatgatattgttccgcGGATGCTCCTTGCACCTTTTGAATCAATTGGACAGCATTTGAATTCAATTTTTCCTCAGAGAGGGAGCATAATAGGCAATGATTCTATTAATATAATGCATCCTTCTACTCTAGAGGTTTGCAGGAAACTTCTTCACAATGTCAAGTGCCTTGGAGAAGAATCTAGCCCGTATAAACCCATTGGGACTTACATGTTCTGCTCAATCTATGGCGCATCTTGTATTGAGGACCCTCAAGCTGTCTTGAAGATGCTAATTTTAACTTTGCAAAACACAGAAGAAAATGGCATTGTAGATGAAAATGGTATTGGAGCTGCATTCATTTCAGAGCACATAAGTTATGGTGATAAGTTGAAACATGTTATTGAAAGTGGATACTCAACAAGGACTGCAAACATCGTCTCAGAATCCTCCATTGAGATAGGAATAGCACTGCAATTAAAAGCAATGGGCTTTCAGATTCAGGTAATCTTATATTCTTTTTCTTAAAACTTTTTTAAGATATCACTCACATGACTCTTTGTATTCAAAACATACATACAATATTTGGATCTTTAGTTATACTTCTTTAGAGTTTTGTTGCATTATGTGAAAGATTAGCCTAGTCAAGGTAAgttctttcacagtctcattaatTCAAATTTCTTAGTCAGCAAAATACTGGTAGTTTATTATGGCATTCACAGTCAGCTTTAAACAATAAAgtgtaatttttaatttgtttagaTGGTTCTTATGAAATCACAGTTGTTTTTTCAATGGAATTGAAATCTTTTTATAGTCTATGAGTAGATTATCTTACGATCTGTTGTTAGGTTTACAGATGGCTTATGGTATACGAGATTAACCCATTATAATTTATGAGATTAACTCATACTTCCACCACGCAAGAGGCACCTAGATGTACTTCAAATACTAGGCATACACAGCCTACATCATAAGATCTGAACTTGGAACCTCTTTTTCAAAAGTAGAGGTTCTCCATAATAAGACTCACCTATTAATTTGATTTCAGATTACCCATCTATTAGTGTATTTCTAGATAAACCacctaaacaaatcaaaacttaacaTGTGTTAGTCTAAACCTAAAAAGACTCAAATAACCAAACAAGTGCCCTAATGAATTTATTCTAGCCTCTTTTAGGCCAGGGATGCCAGGGGAGGTGAGGGAAGTAAAGAGGAAAAATGAggaaattgattttatttttttagataCCATTTACTTCCTTATATGTGATAGTTTATTAGAATTTCTGTGTACACTAATTATTTTCTGCCAAAGTTGTTTACTGTATTTATAAATCGATCTTGACAAGTtttattgttaaaaaaaatattttagataGCATGTGTTGATTTTTGGCTTATTTAGGTAGTTCATTTAGAATCATACTTTTCAATTGAGAATAGTCTATGATGTCAAACAATCTGTTTTTGGATTTACaaatgacctctctttcaagaataTAAATTATACGTCACTAAGACTTATCTATTAATATGATTGTAGATAAATCAACTAAACTAATCAAaacttaaaatatattattaagtcTAAAATGATTCAAATAACTAGGAAAATTCTGGAAACTTGCCCTGAAGAAGTTTTTCAAGCCTTTTTACTCCTTGGAAGCAGGGGAAGGGAGGGGAGCGAAGAGGAGATTGCTTTTATTTCCTTAGATACCATTTATTTTTGTAGATTCGGTACCTTCTTAGGGTGTTCTATATACACTAATTAATTTAACTCAATATTGTTTACTGTATTTAGAAATCGAGACTGATGAGTTTTATTGTTAAACAGAATAATTCTGCATTTGAAGCCCTGAAAGAAGCTGAAGATTTGAAAAACAAGCATGACATGGACAATGAGAACCTGAATAAGGAGTTGAGCAAGGGCCAAAGTAAAATGGCAGAGTTGGAATGGTATATTAAAAAAGTGTATGAGGGCAACAGCCGAAGCTCCTACGATGTTTTCAGAGACCTAGACGAAAAGAGAGATTTTCATGTCAATAAGATTAGGATATCCCTGCAGATTTTCTGGGATGACATTATTGAGAAAGTGAAGAATCATGAATTGCCCACTAATTTTCGATTCCTGAACAAATGGATCAATGCTGGCACTGCATACAGAAAACTCGTAGAGCCTTTGGACATTGCAGACGTCTATCGCCTGCACAGCAACAAAGGAAGCTATCTCTCAATTGGGAACAGGCACATCCGTCATATGGTTCTGGAGAAGTGGCTGAATGATAAAAACCAAACTCGCACAGGTAGAGCTGGGAAGCCTCGCACAGTATTTGCATCCTTAACTGAGGACTCTTGTTTTTGGGCTCACGTAGAAGAAGCTGGTAAAGACTTGACAAATCTCCAGCAAGAGCAAGAGCAATATCAGGTTATCAATGCCAATCTCAAGGAAAGCCTGGAAAATTTTGAAGTTTATGTGTCGAAGATGATCGAGGAGAAAAGTATTTCCAAGGAGGTTTTCTTGGAACAGA contains:
- the LOC131042579 gene encoding lipase-like PAD4, which codes for MIEASSEYKLGTMYEGLEPTRPQFTAGEKQAICLSCEILERAWSETRNISNNNDTTYFRRSENEGVVFITFPSRFIGDFTAGDSPYEQCDIQSENKVFSASLKGDDDQPALVHKGSLTMFLNILRNSDLETQMNTFAKQRKEQTIIFVGHSIGGAIATLSTIWVLEKRLRQISANCITFGSPLVGDTVLMESIDRQDWSGNFYHVVSKHDIVPRMLLAPFESIGQHLNSIFPQRGSIIGNDSINIMHPSTLEVCRKLLHNVKCLGEESSPYKPIGTYMFCSIYGASCIEDPQAVLKMLILTLQNTEENGIVDENGIGAAFISEHISYGDKLKHVIESGYSTRTANIVSESSIEIGIALQLKAMGFQIQNNSAFEALKEAEDLKNKHDMDNENLNKELSKGQSKMAELEWYIKKVYEGNSRSSYDVFRDLDEKRDFHVNKIRISLQIFWDDIIEKVKNHELPTNFRFLNKWINAGTAYRKLVEPLDIADVYRLHSNKGSYLSIGNRHIRHMVLEKWLNDKNQTRTGRAGKPRTVFASLTEDSCFWAHVEEAGKDLTNLQQEQEQYQVINANLKESLENFEVYVSKMIEEKSISKEVFLEQSSFMIWWKKYKQFQLQNPEWISNSPLLRSMENLNLAV